The stretch of DNA TAACTATAAATTTGAGGGTCGAAATTGAGACCGATAAAAAATTTCAGGGGTCAAAATGAATTTCAACTCGTATTAACCCTTAAACGAGTTAGAAAATatggtgaaaaataaaaaaaaattaacactgcTCTGACATGTACCAAAATTTACATCATATATAATTGAACACAAAAAAGTGATGAATAATAGTTATGTTGAAAGAAGTAGGCAAACAACAAATATGTTATTATTACACATATCTATGTAAATATTAACGTTGTACTACTACAATAGATGCTGCCACTATGAGTATGATGCATGAAATAACAAGACAAACGACAATTGTTCACGCCTCAATAACGATTCAGAGGTGTATCCTCGTCGTTTTTGGATCTCTAATGATGTCGTTTTTACTGCaagaaaatataatatatgataTGATGGTATGAAACCAACCAATAGGAATTAGCCACACCAAGGTCTATTGGATATTAAATATCATCTTCATTGGATGCATGAAAGTGATGAGATAACAACCCACTATGTGTTGAATTGGAATATCAAGTGATGTTCAACTTGTAAATCATTAACACTACTATATAGCCATCAAAGCTACAAGAACAAAATTATTGGTTCTTTCTGCTTGTACCGACCTCAAACTTTTTCAATattcaagattttttttttctaaagttaGGAGTGAGATTCGAATcaagatttttatgtaattgtaCAAATACGTAGTAAAATAACACTAAATTATAATCGCTGTAATTTTTTAACGATTTAGATTATCACAAAGTATATGTAATATGTTTATGGGTTATTGCGACACTATCAATATTATAACTATTCCGATAGTATTAGAAATAAGTCAAGCCGACTCATACGTATGTTCGAATTCGACTCTTTAATAATATGATAAAGTGAAATTTATAAACTGGTGAGCTAAGTTTTACCCTAAATTTAAGCTTGAATAAGTTCAATTTATTAGCtaataaactaatttaattatatatatataaagttataactatatattatttattttatatttttagtttataataatatataattttacacacatacatataattataatatttgtgtttgtggtatattatttttgttatatttaaattatgaaaaaataacaaataggtcattgatcttttgatttgcGGACATTTAAATTCTCAacgatttaaaaatatatttaaattcatGACTTTCTCAAAATCTAGACACATTGATCCTTCTGTTTACTAGGATCTGGCAgactcaagaaaaaaaaatcaaacatgaCTTCCATTGTACTGGCCTGGCCGATATACGAATGTACACGTGggagaatttttaaaataggacAAATTAGAGCAGAAATCGATATGtctagattttgaaaaaattaggaacttaaatgtatttttaaattcttaacgATATAAATGTCTGCGGACCAAAAGGTTAAAGACTTATTTGTCCTTCTctcttaaattataatatattgtaAGTTGAGTAGATAATAAATTAGAAGATGACAAgtctaattaaattatttttcttaaaagagagtaatatatttgtatatcaatattttaaaataaaattttatagtattttttatattaataaaagagaTAAATTATGATCGATAAATAAACAACATATataattgatattttatatataaattataatttatttatataaaattatagattatgttTATATTAATTGAATAGTCAATTCATAAATTTTGATGAGTCAAACATAAATTTTAGGgcaatttacttaaataaaataaaagagagaaacGCTTACTCAAATGCAATAATTGCAACTCCTTTACGTGTCTGTCCTGATTCATTATTATGTAAACTGTGAGAGGTTACCACGTTTTACCATTTACACATAAACCGTGAGAGGATGGCACGGTTTATGACTGAGAAACAACGAGCATAAACCCACAGATTATGCACGAATAATTTAGGTAGAAACCGTGCTAGGTTTCCACAGTTTATAAACAAactgtgtgagcataaaaccctGTAGGTTACCATAGTTTATGCTTAGAggtgtataaatacataatccGCGTTAAGTCATGACGGATCTCATATGTGGTGGGGTAAAATTTGCAACTCTGAGAGTTTGAGAGAGAATCTGGAAAAGTCTTTGGAGGTGATTTTCAGCTTTTGGGTGATGGAGTCATGGAAGACGAAACCCGCATATATCGATTAAATGGCGTTGCGCACGTGGCTAGAAATATCGACCAATAGGTTAGTTATACTAccgttattattattgttattattagtattattatcattgttattattattactgttattattgttattagagaaattattattattattattattattattattattattattattattattattattattattattattagttttgtcGTTAATGAATCgtacattttataaattttttgactGTCGAAATAAATCTTTATCCACGTGTTACAGCCTACTAGGGTTATTACTTGTGTTAGGAGACAACTGATTATGTCTTTACACGAACGGATTATACCGTATTTGGAGACCGCAGACTTGTATCACTTGGCTAGGCTGAACAGTTAGTGGTTCTGGGTTGATGAGCCTCTAATTAGCGTATTCGTTGAGAGGTGGCGCCCTGAGACCCACACCTTTCACATGCCGTTTGGGGAGTGCACTATCACTTTGCAAGATGTAGCATATTAGCTAGGTTTGCCCATCGATGAGGAGGCCGTTAGTGGTTGCCTGACTGACTTTGAGAATCTGATGGAGAACGGAAGACCAGCATGGGAGTGGTTTCGGGAGTTTTTTGGCGAGTTACCACCGCCGAATAAAGTCAAGCAGATGACGGTTCACTTCACATGGTTCCATGAGAGGTTTCAGGTTCTCCCACCAGATGCGACTGAAGAGACCGTGCGCGTGTGCTTATGTTATGATGTTGTTGTCGTCTCAATTATTTGCGGATAAGAATGCAAACCGGGTTCACCTCGCTGGTTGCCATATTTGGCATCAATGGAAGACTTAGGAAGATATAGCTGGGGCTCGGCTGCACTGGCCTGGTTGTATAGATGTTTGTGTCGTGGGACAAACAGAAATATTGTGAACTTGGCTGGACCACTACAGCTACTAGTCTACTACAGTCTTGGATTTTTTGGAGGTTTTTCAGTATCAGACCTAGTGGTTTTGATGTATTTGGATTTTCGCTGGCATTGAGGTATGGTTTATTGTTTTGTGTGGATAACCTATTTAAATTGATGTGTTGTCGTTCCTAATGAAATGCTCACAATGAAACTTGTAGGTGGGCAACATATCTGCCGACAACCGATACAGGGGATCAAAGAATGGTGTCAGCATGCCTTTTTTGGATAGATTGCGTGATCGCGACATGAGTTTGTTTAGTTTTTGCTCTTAGAAGTAGTCGTTCATGTTTACTGTGGTAGTCTTAGCTATCATTACCTTATTCGTTACAGTTTACATGGGAGCCTTGTTCTGCTCCCGATGTGGCGGCTGTTGTTCATCCAGAGATACTTGTTGAGGAGCACCGTAGGCTATGGATGGCGGTCACGAGTTTGATATATTTTGCTGCAATAGAGTGGCATCAGGTGGATAGAGTGGTACTGCAGTTCGGCGGGGTTCAGCATCTCCCTCAGCTGGCGCTGAACATAGATTGGCTCCATGTGAAGGATGGTAGGGGTGGAAATCGATGGTTCTCCAGATATTATCAGGAATGACATTTGCATTGGAACAATAGGCTGGATTCAGTCATCCCGGTCAATAGAGTAGTTGATCCCGGTCCATCAGCAGAGTACTTGGACTGGTGGTGCCGTGTGGCCCACAGATTTTTGTCCCCAAATGTTGCATTTTATGATCCTAAACCGATTGTCATGTTGGAGGAGGCTCGTCACAGAGGATCGTCCCAAGAACCTCCCAGGGTGCAACTCCCTGACAGACCTGACAACAGGTGTGTGAATCGGCATCGGCGTATAGGCACACGTGCCACCGATCGAGAGTGGCGATGGCTCGACGACCTTATGGATGACGACGAAGGTGGTGCTGGTGATAGAGGTATTGTGGATCATCGTGTTCCTCGACGTAGAGCCAGACGACACGGTGGGAGGGATGGTCGTAGACGGGCTAGAGGTAGAGGACCTCTCGATGAGGATGACGGTGTTCAGCACGGTGTTGGTGAGGGTGCTGGAGGTTTGGACACAGGGATGGATCACCCCAACTACGAAATTAGGGGTAGCTCTCAGCCTTTCGGGAGTGTCGGGACACAGGGATTCCCTGATTTTGCTACTACGGACGTCGACATGGACATCGGTGATCATGTTAGTCAGTCATAGTTCTTTATGGAAGGGGATGCAACTTGCGGAACAGTTGCTGCGGCCGCAGGCATCGAACTAGACGCACCGCCCACGGCAGTCGAGCTATGAACCGGTGTTGATGCCCCAAAACTATCGACACCAACCTCCAACTTCGCATACAGCTTGTGTATTCTGACCTCTGGAAAACTCCTAACACAATGAAACAGAACCCAAATATCTTCATCAGCCGCTATCACAAACGTATCATACTTAACACTGGTCAACACAACTGCGATGGAAATCTTATAGAATAGCTTCTTCACCCACTTGCTCCCATATACCCCAAACTTTTGCAAGATGCTGTTCTTTACATCTGATAAAGTGCTTGATGAACTGATAAATACACTCAACAGTTCTCTGTCAATGAACTTCACACCatatttttgcttctttgaatttttccatagCAATGCACTAAGACAAGAAAACTCTCTTCCTCACTTGCCATTGTGATAATGCACATCCTCAACAGCTTGAATCTCACTCATATATATAGAATTTTTCTCTTCATAAACTGTGACAGATAACAAGGATTTTTGCATTTACATATCCCTTCTTAAACCGTGGCAAGTAACAAGGTTTTATGATCAAATTTCTCTCTTCATAATCTGTGGTTATTTACCACGGTTTATGCACATTGCGTGTCATACATAAATCGTATTTACCTGCCACGGTTTATGTCTAAATGGTGAAACATGGTAACTTACCACGATTTACATAATAATGAATTAGGACACGCAAGtaaaaaaattgcaattatTGTATTTGAGTAAACgtttctctcttttattttattgaagtaaaatgtcctagattttataaatatatttaattgttAATAAGCCGATTAAACTATAAGTCGAAATCAATTTTTGTAAtccaaatttaaaccaataaattttattgtctAAAAGAAAggttaatttgataattaaaccaataaattttatttgaagttAAAGATTTGTATGGGATACTTGTTGATAAGGATAGtctatatattttgaaaaaaacgTTCTAGAAAGAACCAAACTTCCAATTCCATACATAAATTCATTCAATAAGACAACCGTTTGATTGAAGCCAAGTCATAATCATGCTTatagaattcaaattaaataataaaatagttatATGATGGTGGGAATATCTTGGATCGTCGTCTATAATGTAATGTTGACGTTACATTTGAGTTTTAATGTTTTATGCATGATGATGACTTAGCTTTCTTTGTGTCAATATGTGTGTATTAGGGTAGAACAAAGACAAATTAAATTACCACATTGCCCACCTCAACATGCAACGTTTATATGCATCAACATCATAGATCAAATTAAAGGTAGAAATCTTACTTGTGCTGACGTGGCATGCTTTTATTTGCTAGCTTATGGATTATGTAGCTTTTACATTAGATATGGTGAGACCATTTATGGTCCTATGAAGGCCATGTAACAAAGTTCCGTGCTCCTTCCGTATTATATCACATTTATTTCATTACTTATTTATCGGTAAAAACTCATGTGTAGTCGACTTTATATAAAGTTGATACTTGAGAGCAGTTAGATATTTGactgatttaactaaatttttatttaacaactcttaaatatcaacttcacgtgaagtcgacttcacctgagttttcaccttatttatttgtttgtttttttttatgatattattcaacttaataaattaagaattgatttactataaaatattaaaattagattttatttaaagatttacTAATGATTATTGAATtgttgtaaaaataaaataaaatttaaatttaaacatctatttaaacaaacaaataaaataattactcgATAAACTCAATTTAATACCCAACTTAAAGAGATGAAGATTGTTCTGTATATAAGCCTGAGAGTTAATAAGATGTATAGTTTAGTTACCTCGAatgttttttatataaaatatatattaaaatataaaaataaattaaaaataaattaaataatatatagatttataaataaatatatagtaattgaatttttgtgtatataatatttttgatagCTTTTACGATGCATTATTATGACTGCTGTGgtgtaaattttatatttttaacttgaaTTTGGGTCTATTAATTAGAGTTCAATTAAAGATACAATTTTTTTCACCTAATCTTTTcgaagttattattttattataaattttaaattctaataaattctaaaacctaatcttaaatcttttagaaactaaagagttaaaatatagttttaaaataaaaaatgactaatgttaactaatttaaaaataatttcctatatttattctattaattaatatattgtgATTTGTTACCATTATATTATAATCAAACTTGTTAGAAATGTAtagttactaattaatttttagatgaGTGATTTTACATTGTGATATTAAAACTTCTACCACCTAAAAATCCAATTCAAAGCTCATATTTgttaccaaaaagaaaaaaaattcagtaaaagaaattcaaaaaaaaataaacaaaaaataaattcttcgGTGAGAATACGATAACTACAAAAATTTATATCGActtaaaagtatttaaaataaagaGATAATTGACTTATTGTCAATACAAAATTAAAGGATCAGAATGAATAAAGCCCAGCTACCAGCCACCAAATTAATACTTTATTAGTAATTATCATATCATATATCATAGATTAGTAAAACATTGCaacaatattatatacatacataataaGCATAATGTAATTAATATTGCATATATAGAAAAAAGGGACCACAATACACATGCAATAATAGTAATGTAACAAAAGAGGAATAACACAAACATACACTACTAAAGATAGAGAAAGAAGCTATGTTGTTTTGGTTGGTTACATTACAAGCCAAGGGAATTTGATGATGAGGAACTGAACACAAAGGTGTGAGAAATcgttttcaataataaaaatgggAATAATgtgattattaataattatattagttgTTGGTAGAAcctttagaagaagaagaggaatcgGAGATCATCTTCTGTATCATTTGGTTTGTCTCTTCCTCGGACATTCGCTCGTTTTTCCTCTTAGACTCACTATATGCCTCAAAAAATTCCTTGTTCTCTTTCTCCAACTCATTCCATACTGCATGTATAAATataccaaaatattttataacaaaaaataattgttaaaatttattttatttaactttttttaattattattaaaattaataaatattaaataaaataaatttaaatggtattttttatttttttaatattattaaaaatatgtgtgtttaattaattaattaattaattaattaatagacATTCATTgttcaatatataaaaatttattatgtgactattatatatctattCAACTTATGCATACATGCATGATGCATGCTATATGTATAATTTTGAGTATGTGGAACATGTATATGAGTAGGGGATGGAATtgaattctaattatattattatgcaCCTTTAATTATTAACAACATGAGGGATAAATTTAACACACAAGAAAGTTGATGATAATgattaataacaaataaaggCTTTAAACTCactagttatatattttttaattagttaacatGCTTCTTAATTAATTACAGTATAATCCTTTTAGACTTGAAgcataagaataaattaaacatgTTAATCTTAGCTTAAAAGATTACATTCTTAAATGAAagtcaaatttaaaatgaattattataCATCCTAAAAATAGTTACACAAATTGTCATCATGAGTAGTcatagatatatataataactagGTGTATGTGAAATTCaacctttaatttaatttatgtcttCATCAACTTTGCAAGCTAATTAAGCCATGGATTTGTATCTTACATTTATTGTGTATATATGCTCTTTACT from Arachis duranensis cultivar V14167 chromosome 4, aradu.V14167.gnm2.J7QH, whole genome shotgun sequence encodes:
- the LOC107486421 gene encoding uncharacterized protein LOC107486421, translating into MGDSSSSSSASYIHMVQHLIEKCLIFHMTKEECMEALSKHANIKPVITSTVWNELEKENKEFFEAYSESKRKNERMSEEETNQMIQKMISDSSSSSKGSTNN